DNA sequence from the Aestuariibius sp. HNIBRBA575 genome:
GCGTCCAAGCCCCCAAAGCGTGAGCGCGTTCATGCCCAGATGCAGCATTCCGGTATGCACAAATCCATAGGTGAAAAACATCGCAATGGTCTGACCGGGATAATTGGGCCGCCAATCCCCCAAAAGCCCGGCCCAAAACGCAAAGTTTTGATACATCTTGCCGCGCAAAAACGGCAAATCGCCCCCCAAAAGACCCAATAAAAACAACAGGATTTCCGGCAAAGCATAAAGACACAAAAGACCAATCAACAGGGCATGCCCTATGGTGTTTTGAGTGGGATTATGAACTGACCCTGCGCCCGGTTGGGCCATGTTGCCTGCCTTGTTTCATATATGTCCTGCCCCTTAGATAAGGGGGCAACACGCAAATGACAGCCCCCTCTTGTGGGGGCGATCGGTTGGTTTCAGGCCTAATGTAACCGACCCAGGGACCGCTGGAAGGAAATGGTGATCCCGTTGGAATGGGCGGTTTCATCTGCCGTATTGCGCGAAAACCGACGTTCCAGCGCGACCGATAGCGTGGCATCATCGTTCAGCTGGCGCTGATATGTGGCGCTGGCCTGGGCACTAAACTGGTCGTCGATTTCAAACGCGTCATGGCTGGCGCTCAGGCCAAAGTTCAGCTGGGATTGCGCATTGAGCTGCTGGATCATCTGCCCGCGCAACTGGCTGCGTTCCGTCACATCGCCGTCATTGGCCACATTGGCCTGACGTGACAGGCCCAGCGTCACGGCAGCATCCGGGCGGTCGATCCGCAAATCCAGCGTGCCAATCCAGGATGTGGCGTCATCTTCGCGCCAGACATAGCCGAGGCTGGATTCGATTGTGCCCAGTGACCAATCCGCATCCCGGGACAGGGTCAGGGTCTGGCGGGTGCCCCCTGCCTTGACGGTTTGATCCAGGGCAATGCCGTATTCGCCGCGCCGATCCTCACGGAAGGCGGCGATGGACCATGTCGACCCATCTTGTTGCGTGGTGTCGCTGGTGGTTTGCGTCTCTACTGATCGTTGGCCAAAAGACAGGTTCAGACGGGTGACCTGATCCAGCTGAAAATCCGTGCTCAGCCGGGCGGCCTGTGTGATCCGCTGGGTGTCGTCGCTGTCATCCACATTGTAGTCAATGTGTTCCAGAACCAACCGCGTGGTGATGGCCGGGGTCAAATCCGCGCTGATCGACAGGTTCCAATCCTGTTCCAGACTGTCATCATTTAGCAATGATGCGCCGGTGGAATGGTGGATATCCTTGGCGTCATAGGCAATCTGATAGCGCAGCGGCATATCAATCCCGCCCTCAAAGTCGAGCCCCAGATTGGTCACTGCGCGGGTGCCGTCGGTTTGGGAAAACACAGGCGTGCCGGTGGAATCCAGCGCCAGCGTCAGGTCCGAGACATCAAAGCGCTGGTAATTCAGGTCCAGCCCAACGGCATGCCGTGATGCGCGGGTATCAAAGCCCAGCGTCAGGCGGGGATCATCCAGCGCCAGCGCGCCATCCTGCGTGGTAAACCGGGTATCCGCGCCCAGCGACATCTGCGTGTTGCGCAGGTTCTGGTCATATTGATAGCCCAGCTGCCCCAGAAACTGGCTGGCACCGCTGGCATCAGATGTGTCCAGCGATGGGTTGCTGTCGGCGTCAAACACCAAACCATAGGTAAAGGTGGAATGCGGGCCTTGGGCGTCTTGGGCCAGAATGGGATAGGCCCCGCCAGCCCCGATTATTGCACAGCCCGTCACGGCCATAACGCGCCCCATCTGACGACGGGGGGCGGCGGTATTTTTCAGATATTGCATGGCTTATTCAAACAGGCGGCGTTCAGGCACCACGATCACGTCCCCGGCCGTCAGGCGGGTCGCGCCGGAAATACCCGTGCGGTTTTTGTAGTCAAACAAGAACACCCGTTCGGTTTCCGTTTCGCTGTCCACGCGGCGCAGTTCGACCCGTTTGGTGGCGGCAAAGCGGGTGAACCCCCCGGCTTGGGCGATGGCCTGTAGCAGTGTGATGCCTTCTTCGACGGGCATGGCACCGGGGCCTTCGACTTCGCCCATGATATAGACCAGTTGTGGTTCGTCGGGTTCAGGGGCCACCGGGGCGGGGGGCGGCGCCAATTGGGCGACGCTGACATAAACGGTGGGCCGGGATGCAAAATCACCGGCAATCCGGTCGGTGATGCGCACGCGCAGACCTTCGGCGGTCATGCCAGAGGCGCGGATGGACCCGGCACCGGGGAAATTGATGGTCCCGTCAGGCAGCACCAGCAACACCCGGTTCAGAGCGTTGTCTTCGACAACTTCGATCTGCAATTGGTCGCCGGGTTGGATTTGATAGGCCAGTGCTGCGACTGGCAACAGCATCAAAAGACCCGCAAAGAAGGTGGTGAATAATCTGGTCATGCCTCAATCCATTTGGAATTGTTTTGTTCTTTATACGCGTAAATGTCGGTGAAATCACCGACAAGTCCTGAAAACGGCTCTGACATGGGCGAAGTGCGGCCCAAAGGCCGCACCGATTGGCCCAGTCCGGGGCGATTAGCGCGCCAGATCCGCGACGGCCTGTTCCAGTTCCTGCCCCAGTTCGGGATAGGCGCGCGCGCCCTGTTCCAGCAGGTTCTGTGCCGTTTCATAGGCCTGTGCGGCGGCGGTTTTCTGACTATCTGCTGCCAGCGCCCGCCCCAGATGATACCAGACGACGGGCTCTTCGGGCAGGGCCGCGGCCGCGATATCCAGCGCCTCAAGCGCGTCGTTGACTTCGCCACGCTGCAGGGCGATCCAGCCAAATGTATCCAGCAAAGCAGGCACCTGAGAGCCGCGCAGACGGCGTGCCAGCAGCCAGGCCCGGTCCAGACTGGCGGGATCACTACGGCTGGTGGACAGCAGGCTGGCCAGATTGTTGGTCACCAGCAAATCATCCCCATTGCGTTCATAGAGCATCTCATAAAGCGCAATGGCGGCGTCGAAGTCTTCGGTTTCTTCGTGCAACCCGGCCTGCATCAACGCCAAAGCCCGGCTGTCGGGCAATGCGGCGCGGGCTTGGGTCAGGACATCGGTGGCACCGGGCAGATCGTTGTTCTGACGCAAAGCCGCATAAAGCGCGCCCCAGCCGCCTTCGAATTCAGGATGGGTGGCGGTCACATCACGGATCTGGGCCACGCCGGTTTCCTGATCGCCATTGGCCCGGATGATCTGGGCCCGCAGCAACAATACTGCGGGTTCATCGGGATAGGTCTGGGCCAATTGCATGGCGCGATCGGTGGCATCAGGCAGTTGGCCGTTGCGGATCAGATCGCGGATAATGGCGATTTCTGCATTATACTGGCCTTCGGATTGGCCAGCCAGGGATTGCAGGAACGCACTCAGCGCGTCGGTCTGTTGGGTCTGTGACAGCAGTTGCGCCTGTAGCTCATTGGCCACCGCTTCGCCTTCGGCCCCCGGAAAGCCCTGACGGATGGCGTCAATATCCTGCTGGACACGACCGATGTCTTCCATTGCTAGGTGCACACGGGTCAGGGCCACCAGCAATTGCAGATTGCTGGGGTTCTGACGCAGGGAATCCAGCAACAGCGATTCGGACGACACATATTCCTGTTGTTCATTCAGATAGGCGGTATAGCGCAGGGTTTCATTGGGGCCGCGATTGGACATTTCTACAGCGCGCGACAGCATTTCCGCCATCAATTCAATCCGTCCCTCGCGGCGATAGGCCGAAGCCAGCAACGATACGGTTTCTGAATCATTGGGTGAATTGGCCAAAGCTTCGCGCAGGTTGCGGATCGCTTCGGCGGTTTTGTCGTCGCTGATCAGCCAGAGCGACCGCATCTTCAACGCCTCGACCTGCCCCGCATCATGGTCCAGTACCTGTTCGATCAACGCGCGTGCGCCGACATTATTGCCCACAGCGTCGCGCATCCGGGCCAGTTGCACCCGGATTTGGTTTACATCTTCGGACGGTTCCATCCCATCGATGGATTGCTCTAGTTCAGCCATGGCCGCGTCCTGATCCCCATGGGCAAAACTGGCCCCGGTTTTGATCATAATAAAATCCAGCAGGTTCGCTTCTATGTCTGTGGGCAACGGCGTTTGGTTCAGCATGTCGGTCAGTTCCGCCAGCATCACCTGACTGGATTTGGCCTCGCCCAGAATGCGCAGATAGATCAGCCGGTTATCGGCAATGTCACTGTCGGGATCAATGCGGCCGCGAAGCCATGACAAAGCGTCGTCAATACGTCCGGCCCGCACGTAAAAATCCATCAACATCCGCTGTACGTCCTGATCTTCGGGAAACAGGGTGGTCATATGCAGCAGCTGGGTTTCGACCTCAGGGCCCATGCCCAGCAGGTTCAGCGATTGCAGCTTGGCCAGATTCAGATCGCGGTCCTGAGGGTGATGTTCCAGCCCCAGCTCGGCCTGATCCAGACTGTCATTCGGGCGGTTGTCCCGCAGGGCACTGGTGATCAAAATCCGGTGCACAGACAGCAATGTCGGGTCCTGTGCGATCAGGGCCGTGGCGCGACGTGTGGCATCGGCCTGACGGGCCAGATCATTGTCCAGAACCGCTTTGCGATAATCCAGCGCCGCGAGAATCGCCAAGGCCGGCACATCCTGATCATCAATCGATGTGATCGTCCCGGCATATTTGGCGGCTTCTTCCCATGCGCCACTTTCAAAGGCGAGCGTCGCCAGAGCGCGGTTTGCCTCTAGGTCCTGTGGGATGGATTCGATGATCTGAACATATTGCCCAAACGCATCCCGTGTGCGGCCCTGTTCCATCAGAATTTCGGCAAACATCAGCCGCGCATCCCGTAATGTCGGGTCACGCAGCAACGCGTTACGCAATTCCACCAAAGCGCGGGATTCATCCCCTTGGGCCAATAATTCTTGCGCCGTTTCGAAATGTTCTGCGGCGCGTTCCTCGGCGGATTTACATGCAGCCAATCCAAGGGCCAGTGTCAGGACAAGAAAAATGCGGGTCAAAGAAATCTCCAAGAGATAAGAAGCGAAAAAGGACGGTGAGACCAAAGAAGATGGCTCATAAATACGCGGGTTTGCTAGGTCCTGTCGTATAATGGCAAATTACAATTTAACAAAGTTGGTTTTCATCTTTGCAGGGCTTGGCAGGTTTCTGTAAGGAATGCGAGGCCGGTTCTTTTGGGCCGTCTATATATTTATTGGGGTTATAAATGGCGTCAGAGCGACTTTATCTGGAACATTTCGGATTTTCCGAGAGACCCTTTACTCTATTGCCCGACCCGGATTTGTTGTTTTGGTCGTCTCAGCACCGCAAAGCATTTGATGTGATGCAATACGGATTGTTCACGCGATCCCCGGTCACATTGCTGACGGGGGAAATTGGTGCGGGCAAAACCACGCTGGTTCAGACCCTGTTGCGTCAGATGGATGACGGGGTCACGGTGGGTTTGATTTCCAATGCGCAGGGCGGGCGGCATGATCTGCTGCGCTGGGTGCTCAGGGCGTTTGATCTGCCGCTGGAACCTCATGCGGATTACGTGACTGTGTTTCACGCCTTTCAGGATTTTATGCTGGCCGAATATGCGGCCGGGCGGCGGGTGCTGCTGATCGTCGACGAAGCCCAGAACCTGTCCCAAGAGGGGCTCGAAGAGGTGCGGATGCTGACCAATATCAATTCCGGCAAAGATGAATTGCTGCAATTGCTGTTGGTGGGCCAGCCCGAATTGCGCGACACGGTGCGCCATCCCAATATGCGCCAACTGGCCCAGCGGATTACCGCGGCCATCCATCTACAGGCGCTGACGGCAGATGAAACCAGCGATTACATCCATCACCGGCTGACCAATGTGGGCGGCACCGGTACGGAAATCGCCGCCAGTGCCATTGCCATGATCCACGAACATGCGGGCGGCATTCCCCGTATTCTCAATCAACTTTGTGATTTGGCTTTGCTTTATGCTTGGGGGCAGGATCAGACCAGCGCCACCGCCGAGGATGTCCAGAGCGTGATGGAATCGGATGTCTTTCTGCGCAGTACAGATCAGGAGACGCGGCCATGATGACAGAAATCCGGTTTTACCTCGCGCTGTTCTGGCGTCGTCTGCCGCTGTTTCTGCTGGTGTTTCTGTCCTTGTCCGCGATTGGGGTCTTTGCTGCGTTCAGCCTGCCCCCGGTGTATCAATCTCAGGCTCGCCTGCTGGTCGAAAGCGCGCAGATCCCCGGCGATCTGGCGGAATCGACCGTGGATGTGGCCGCGCGCGAACAATTGCAGATCTTTGAAACCCGCCTGCTGACCCGTGACAACCTGTTGGATGTGGCCAACCGGCTGCGCCCCTTTGCCGATCAGGGCCGCATGAACCCGGATGAAATCGTAGAGGCCATGCGCAGTGCCACATCCGTGCGCAGTTCTACCGGGCGGGATCAGGCGACGCTGATGACCCTGTCCTTTGACAGTCCGCGCGCCGGGATCACGGCGGCGGTTCTGGATGAATATCTGACCTTCTTGCAAGAAGAAGACGCACAATATCGGTCCACCCGCGCCGGTCAGACCGAACGGTTTTTCCGCCAAGAAGTGACCCGTCTGGGCGACGAATTGTCCCAACAAAGCGCGCGCATTCTGAGCTTTAAAAACGAAAATGCCGCCGCCCTGCCTGAGGGGCTGAATTACCTGCGTACCTTGCAATTGAATGTGCAGGATCGG
Encoded proteins:
- a CDS encoding polysaccharide biosynthesis/export family protein, with the translated sequence MTRLFTTFFAGLLMLLPVAALAYQIQPGDQLQIEVVEDNALNRVLLVLPDGTINFPGAGSIRASGMTAEGLRVRITDRIAGDFASRPTVYVSVAQLAPPPAPVAPEPDEPQLVYIMGEVEGPGAMPVEEGITLLQAIAQAGGFTRFAATKRVELRRVDSETETERVFLFDYKNRTGISGATRLTAGDVIVVPERRLFE
- a CDS encoding tetratricopeptide repeat protein, with the protein product MTRIFLVLTLALGLAACKSAEERAAEHFETAQELLAQGDESRALVELRNALLRDPTLRDARLMFAEILMEQGRTRDAFGQYVQIIESIPQDLEANRALATLAFESGAWEEAAKYAGTITSIDDQDVPALAILAALDYRKAVLDNDLARQADATRRATALIAQDPTLLSVHRILITSALRDNRPNDSLDQAELGLEHHPQDRDLNLAKLQSLNLLGMGPEVETQLLHMTTLFPEDQDVQRMLMDFYVRAGRIDDALSWLRGRIDPDSDIADNRLIYLRILGEAKSSQVMLAELTDMLNQTPLPTDIEANLLDFIMIKTGASFAHGDQDAAMAELEQSIDGMEPSEDVNQIRVQLARMRDAVGNNVGARALIEQVLDHDAGQVEALKMRSLWLISDDKTAEAIRNLREALANSPNDSETVSLLASAYRREGRIELMAEMLSRAVEMSNRGPNETLRYTAYLNEQQEYVSSESLLLDSLRQNPSNLQLLVALTRVHLAMEDIGRVQQDIDAIRQGFPGAEGEAVANELQAQLLSQTQQTDALSAFLQSLAGQSEGQYNAEIAIIRDLIRNGQLPDATDRAMQLAQTYPDEPAVLLLRAQIIRANGDQETGVAQIRDVTATHPEFEGGWGALYAALRQNNDLPGATDVLTQARAALPDSRALALMQAGLHEETEDFDAAIALYEMLYERNGDDLLVTNNLASLLSTSRSDPASLDRAWLLARRLRGSQVPALLDTFGWIALQRGEVNDALEALDIAAAALPEEPVVWYHLGRALAADSQKTAAAQAYETAQNLLEQGARAYPELGQELEQAVADLAR
- a CDS encoding ExeA family protein; its protein translation is MASERLYLEHFGFSERPFTLLPDPDLLFWSSQHRKAFDVMQYGLFTRSPVTLLTGEIGAGKTTLVQTLLRQMDDGVTVGLISNAQGGRHDLLRWVLRAFDLPLEPHADYVTVFHAFQDFMLAEYAAGRRVLLIVDEAQNLSQEGLEEVRMLTNINSGKDELLQLLLVGQPELRDTVRHPNMRQLAQRITAAIHLQALTADETSDYIHHRLTNVGGTGTEIAASAIAMIHEHAGGIPRILNQLCDLALLYAWGQDQTSATAEDVQSVMESDVFLRSTDQETRP